The following coding sequences are from one Candidatus Kapaibacterium sp. window:
- the htpG gene encoding molecular chaperone HtpG, with translation MSQVSTEQSGTFEFRAEMKQLLNIIIHSLYTNPEVFLRELVSNSSDALNKVRFMKLTDSNIINPESELKISIHVDKDAKSLTIEDTGIGMTHEDMVTHLGTIAKSGTSELISKLKESGKSVDANLIGQFGVGFYSVFMVTDEVVVESRHAAEDSKSYRWKSSGEYGFEIDPIEDRNRGTSITFKLKEEYHHFADEMSIKQLLKKYSNFVDFPIYVNDEEVNKVQALWHKRKDDISTEELNEFYKFISGDYQEPLTHLHLNLEGNINFKALLFIPQIAPANLFRDITDKNLHLYSNKIFIQDDPKDLLPEYLRFIRGVVDTEDLPLNVSREVTQSSPVMAKIKQIITSKMLAHLDEMSSKEPEKYDKFFKQFGALFKTGVNQDYTNKSKIVELLRFESSKTASGEFTSLNRYVSNMRTEQSEIFYIMGNYRNEVDRNPNMEYFKKHDIEVLYLLDPVDLFTIPYIFDYDGKNLISIEKADISIPETKSENENPENDDAKTIISFAKEVLGDKVEDVIQSKRLVDSVASLVVGKNSLDPQMEKMMKMMDKEFIASKRILELNTEHPILKNLSEKLSSEADNEILKLTILQIFDIAMLNDGQSIEVSEFTKRANEMMLHATNRI, from the coding sequence ATGAGTCAAGTATCTACAGAGCAATCGGGAACATTTGAATTTAGAGCGGAAATGAAGCAATTGCTCAATATAATCATTCACTCATTATATACCAACCCAGAAGTTTTTCTCCGTGAATTAGTATCAAACTCCTCTGACGCACTTAATAAGGTACGATTCATGAAATTGACCGATTCGAACATCATCAATCCTGAAAGCGAACTGAAAATCAGCATTCATGTTGATAAAGACGCCAAAAGTCTGACAATCGAAGATACCGGAATCGGTATGACTCATGAAGATATGGTCACACATTTGGGTACAATCGCAAAGTCAGGAACATCAGAATTAATAAGTAAATTAAAAGAATCCGGTAAGAGCGTTGATGCAAATCTTATTGGTCAATTCGGTGTAGGCTTTTACTCAGTTTTTATGGTAACTGACGAAGTTGTAGTAGAATCAAGACACGCTGCTGAAGATTCCAAAAGTTATAGATGGAAATCAAGTGGCGAATATGGCTTCGAGATTGACCCAATTGAAGACAGGAATCGCGGTACAAGTATAACATTCAAGCTGAAAGAGGAATATCACCACTTTGCTGATGAAATGAGCATTAAGCAATTACTTAAGAAGTATTCTAACTTTGTTGATTTCCCGATTTACGTGAACGATGAAGAAGTCAACAAGGTTCAAGCACTTTGGCACAAACGCAAGGATGATATTTCAACTGAGGAACTCAATGAATTTTACAAATTTATAAGTGGTGATTACCAAGAACCTCTTACCCATTTGCACCTCAATCTCGAGGGCAACATAAATTTCAAAGCACTTCTTTTCATACCACAAATAGCTCCGGCAAACCTTTTTCGCGATATAACCGACAAAAACTTACATTTATATTCGAACAAGATATTCATCCAAGACGACCCTAAGGATTTATTGCCCGAATATTTGCGTTTCATACGCGGTGTGGTTGATACTGAAGATTTGCCTTTGAATGTGTCGCGAGAAGTGACGCAGTCAAGCCCGGTAATGGCGAAAATCAAGCAAATCATTACAAGCAAAATGCTGGCTCATCTTGACGAAATGTCATCAAAAGAACCTGAAAAGTACGACAAATTCTTCAAGCAATTCGGTGCCTTATTCAAAACGGGCGTCAATCAAGATTACACCAACAAAAGCAAAATTGTAGAACTATTGCGCTTTGAATCTTCAAAAACTGCATCGGGAGAGTTCACTTCTCTTAATCGTTATGTGTCGAATATGAGAACTGAACAAAGTGAAATATTCTATATAATGGGTAATTATCGAAACGAAGTTGACCGCAACCCGAATATGGAATATTTCAAAAAGCACGACATTGAAGTGCTTTATTTGCTCGACCCTGTTGATTTGTTCACCATACCGTATATTTTCGATTATGATGGAAAAAATCTTATATCAATCGAAAAAGCAGATATTTCCATACCTGAAACCAAATCTGAAAACGAGAATCCGGAAAATGACGATGCTAAAACTATAATCTCGTTCGCTAAAGAAGTGTTGGGAGATAAAGTCGAGGATGTCATTCAATCTAAACGATTAGTGGATTCTGTAGCGTCATTAGTTGTAGGGAAAAATTCTTTAGACCCGCAGATGGAAAAGATGATGAAAATGATGGATAAGGAATTTATAGCCTCTAAGAGAATTTTAGAATTGAATACGGAGCATCCGATTTTGAAAAATTTATCGGAAAAACTTAGCTCCGAAGCGGATAATGAGATATTGAAACTTACGATTTTACAGATATTTGATATTGCAATGCTGAACGATGGGCAATCCATAGAGGTAAGCGAATTTACAAAACGTGCTAATGAGATGATGTTGCACGCTACAAATAGGATCTAA
- the queA gene encoding tRNA preQ1(34) S-adenosylmethionine ribosyltransferase-isomerase QueA gives MKLSEFKYTITKNAVAKFPADPRDSSKLMVLNRQTGETEDTKFDKILDIFQKGDVIVLNETKVFPARLFGTKEKTNATIEVLLLRELKREDRIWDVLVEPARKVRIGNKIYFDNGAFYCEVIDNTTSRGRTVRFSYDGNLFDVIERIGEMPLPEYIKRTPEEHDKQTYQCVFANDKYLSSIAPPTAGLHFSEELIQALEDKGVRIAKIVMNIGQGIFEKIEVEDLTKHRMYSEYFEISRETAEKINITLKSKKNVYAAGCSVVRAMESSVLTTGAVKPNKGWTDRFIYPPYDFKIATRFITNFHPSETPSFLLAATFAGTENLHNAYKKAMKNDYRFHAYGDAMLII, from the coding sequence ATGAAGTTGTCAGAATTCAAATACACAATTACGAAAAATGCAGTTGCGAAATTTCCCGCAGACCCAAGAGATTCATCTAAATTGATGGTCTTGAACCGTCAAACAGGTGAAACTGAGGACACGAAGTTCGACAAGATATTAGACATTTTCCAAAAAGGTGACGTAATTGTGTTGAACGAGACCAAAGTCTTCCCGGCACGACTTTTCGGAACTAAGGAAAAAACTAATGCTACAATTGAAGTCCTACTTCTTAGAGAGCTAAAACGTGAAGATAGAATCTGGGATGTTTTGGTAGAGCCGGCTCGCAAGGTGAGAATTGGGAACAAAATCTATTTCGACAATGGAGCATTTTATTGCGAAGTGATTGACAACACTACTTCACGTGGACGTACAGTAAGATTCAGCTACGACGGCAATCTTTTCGACGTAATTGAACGAATCGGCGAAATGCCGCTACCTGAATACATTAAGCGTACACCTGAAGAACACGACAAGCAAACTTATCAATGCGTTTTCGCAAATGATAAATATTTGTCATCAATCGCTCCACCTACTGCAGGGTTGCACTTTTCCGAAGAATTAATCCAAGCACTCGAAGACAAGGGCGTAAGAATCGCCAAAATAGTCATGAATATCGGTCAAGGTATCTTCGAAAAAATCGAAGTAGAAGATTTGACCAAGCATAGAATGTATTCGGAGTATTTTGAAATCTCGCGCGAAACCGCAGAAAAAATCAACATCACTTTGAAATCGAAAAAGAATGTTTATGCTGCCGGATGTAGTGTAGTCAGAGCAATGGAATCATCCGTCTTAACTACAGGGGCAGTCAAACCCAACAAAGGTTGGACTGACCGTTTCATCTATCCTCCTTACGATTTCAAAATTGCAACACGATTCATCACAAACTTCCATCCATCGGAAACACCATCATTTCTCTTAGCTGCAACGTTTGCCGGTACTGAGAATTTGCATAATGCCTACAAAAAAGCAATGAAAAATGATTATAGATTTCATGCCTATGGCGATGCGATGTTGATAATTTAA
- a CDS encoding methylmalonyl-CoA mutase subunit beta produces the protein METNFDNFFSEFDEANYEQWKSEAEAALKGAPFDKLMFTDTYEGIRLKPIYNKEDRASTSFLANLPGFYPFSRGANPSGYKKSSWEISQNIPYADCENVNKALKNDLATGQNSIRLNFDKAIAMYEDFNEDDIWGYANMISDLGDMEKALHGIDLKLYPIHIDAGLASLPVFALLVAYMKSKSEDSSQVKASIVCDPLKELCIEGTLPVALERLYDEMAVITKKAVAEFPQIKTISVATNQIHDEGGSAVHELAYMASVLTEYCNQMQARDIDINNLADKFIVGFSVGTNYFMELAKLRAARIIAAKIFNEFGAAPENCKITIHATTSERDIAALDPHVNILRGTSQAFSAIMGLCDILTVTPFDNVYGAPTDFSRRIARNTQNVLLHESHLTDSIDPAAGSYYIECLTEELATKAWDEFQKIESSGGIFESLKSNHLIESVRKTFKARYDNLAIRKDVIIGTNKYPILIQKDIDSVLCDQEVIEKYVDDYDKKLLSRNIEIIDQNLDEFENLLEANSVEAIDLAVKAFETGAVMAEVFNSLVHNIEFDTQIEHFELNRSSAPFEEIREKAILYKYENGTLPKLPLICIGKLKEFKPRADFSNDFFKVGGFDCDIYSGFEDVENIDLTTIPKSEAYVFCSNDDLYAQFIPTFAKKMKENNPNSILILAGYPKDKIEEFKNAGIDDFIHIKSNIIDSLNMLHSKFKKHDDKGAL, from the coding sequence ATGGAAACGAACTTTGATAATTTTTTTAGCGAATTTGACGAAGCAAACTATGAACAGTGGAAGTCTGAGGCAGAAGCTGCTCTGAAGGGTGCTCCTTTTGATAAGCTGATGTTTACCGATACATACGAAGGCATCAGGTTAAAACCGATTTATAATAAGGAAGACAGAGCAAGCACTTCGTTCTTGGCGAATTTGCCCGGATTTTACCCTTTCAGTCGCGGAGCAAATCCTTCGGGATACAAAAAATCAAGTTGGGAAATAAGTCAAAATATTCCCTACGCCGACTGTGAAAATGTTAATAAAGCTCTGAAAAACGACTTGGCAACCGGACAAAACTCAATCAGGTTGAACTTCGACAAAGCAATTGCAATGTATGAGGACTTTAACGAAGACGATATTTGGGGCTATGCGAACATGATTTCGGATTTGGGAGATATGGAAAAAGCGCTCCACGGAATTGATTTGAAGCTCTACCCTATTCATATTGATGCGGGATTAGCGTCATTGCCGGTATTTGCTCTTCTCGTAGCATATATGAAGAGTAAATCTGAGGATAGTAGTCAAGTAAAAGCTTCAATCGTCTGCGACCCTTTGAAAGAACTCTGTATTGAAGGCACTTTGCCGGTGGCTTTGGAAAGACTATACGATGAAATGGCGGTAATTACTAAGAAGGCAGTTGCTGAATTTCCGCAAATCAAAACGATAAGCGTAGCGACCAATCAAATTCATGACGAAGGCGGAAGTGCTGTTCATGAGCTTGCGTATATGGCATCTGTGCTTACTGAATATTGCAATCAAATGCAAGCTCGCGATATTGACATTAATAATCTTGCCGATAAATTCATCGTAGGCTTTTCGGTTGGAACGAATTATTTCATGGAATTAGCAAAACTAAGAGCCGCAAGAATAATCGCAGCAAAGATTTTCAATGAATTTGGAGCTGCACCGGAAAACTGCAAAATCACAATTCACGCCACAACATCAGAGCGTGACATTGCTGCTCTCGACCCTCATGTAAATATTTTACGAGGCACTTCGCAAGCATTTTCAGCTATTATGGGGCTTTGCGACATCTTGACTGTGACTCCATTTGACAATGTTTACGGAGCACCAACTGATTTTTCGCGACGAATAGCACGCAATACTCAAAATGTTTTGCTTCACGAATCGCACTTGACAGATTCGATTGACCCTGCAGCAGGCTCATATTATATTGAATGTTTGACTGAAGAATTGGCAACGAAAGCTTGGGATGAATTTCAAAAAATTGAATCAAGCGGTGGAATTTTTGAAAGTCTCAAATCAAATCATCTGATTGAAAGTGTTCGCAAAACTTTCAAAGCAAGATATGACAATCTTGCAATTCGTAAAGATGTAATTATCGGTACAAATAAATATCCTATTTTAATCCAAAAGGATATCGATTCAGTTTTGTGCGACCAAGAAGTAATCGAAAAATATGTAGATGATTATGATAAAAAATTATTAAGCAGAAATATTGAAATAATTGACCAAAATTTGGACGAATTTGAAAACTTATTGGAAGCAAATTCGGTTGAAGCAATTGATTTGGCGGTAAAAGCCTTTGAAACCGGTGCTGTGATGGCTGAAGTATTCAATAGTTTAGTTCATAATATCGAATTCGATACGCAAATCGAACATTTTGAATTGAATCGTTCATCGGCTCCATTCGAAGAAATTCGCGAAAAAGCAATTCTTTACAAATATGAAAATGGAACTTTGCCGAAATTACCTTTAATATGTATCGGAAAATTAAAAGAATTCAAACCAAGAGCTGATTTTTCTAATGATTTTTTCAAAGTTGGCGGATTTGATTGCGATATTTATTCCGGATTTGAAGATGTCGAGAATATTGATTTGACTACAATTCCTAAAAGCGAAGCATATGTATTTTGCTCAAATGATGATTTATATGCTCAATTTATTCCAACTTTTGCGAAAAAAATGAAAGAAAATAATCCGAATTCGATTTTAATTTTGGCAGGTTATCCAAAAGATAAAATTGAAGAATTCAAAAATGCAGGAATAGACGATTTTATCCATATTAAATCAAATATTATTGATTCGCTAAATATGCTACATTCAAAATTTAAAAAACATGACGATAAAGGAGCTTTATAA
- the scpA gene encoding methylmalonyl-CoA mutase produces MKKPDFSKIKLDFDKVENKFEDWKEIFLNDMNSDFPELKINSMENIPIDPLYNIDDENQLEHTKFTAGIAPFLRGPYPTMFVTRPWTIRQYAGFSTAEESNAFYRRNIEAGQQGLSVAFDLATHRGYDSDHERVVGDVGKAGVAIDSILDMKVLFDGIPLDKVSVSMTMNGAVLPVLAFYIVAALEQGVKYEQLTGTIQNDILKEYMVRNTYIYPPEPSIRIIADIFEFTSKNMPKFNSISISGYHMQEAGATADIEMGYTLADGLEYVRTGIKAGIDIDAFAPRLSFFWAIGMNYFMEVAKMRAARLIWAKIIKQFNPKNPKSLALRTHSQTSGWSLTEQDPYNNVVRTCMEAMGAVLGHTQSLHTNALDEAIALPTDFSARIARNTQIYLQEETGITKVIDPWGGSYYVEKLTYELVKKAWTHIQEIENLGGMAKAIESGIPKMRIEEAAARRQARIDSGAEYIIGVNKYRLEHEDPLEILNIDNSAVRDQQLKRLEELKANRNENDVKMALDAITKSIETGEGNLLELSIKAAQVRASLGEISSAIEKIVGRHNAQTRTISGVYSSSYAESGAIDKVRDLTDQFEALEGRRPRILVAKMGQDGHDRGAKVISTAFADMGFDVDVGPLFQTPRETAKQAVENDVHIIGVSSLAAGHKTLVPQLVAELKTLGRDDIIICVGGVIPPQDYEFLYQNGADEIFGPGTIIPLAAEKLMHDLLDKE; encoded by the coding sequence ATGAAAAAGCCCGATTTTTCTAAAATTAAACTGGATTTTGACAAAGTCGAAAATAAATTTGAAGATTGGAAAGAAATATTTTTAAATGATATGAATTCCGATTTTCCGGAATTAAAAATTAATTCAATGGAAAATATTCCGATTGACCCATTATATAATATTGATGATGAAAATCAATTAGAGCATACAAAATTTACAGCCGGAATTGCACCATTTTTAAGAGGTCCCTACCCAACTATGTTTGTTACTCGTCCTTGGACAATCAGACAATATGCAGGTTTTTCGACAGCCGAAGAAAGCAACGCCTTTTACAGACGAAATATTGAAGCAGGTCAGCAGGGACTTTCTGTAGCATTCGATTTGGCAACGCACAGAGGCTATGATTCAGACCACGAGCGCGTTGTGGGCGATGTCGGTAAAGCCGGTGTTGCAATAGATTCAATTTTGGATATGAAAGTTTTATTCGATGGAATACCACTCGACAAAGTTTCTGTCTCAATGACAATGAACGGTGCCGTTCTTCCGGTTTTGGCATTTTATATTGTCGCTGCATTGGAGCAAGGCGTTAAATACGAACAACTTACAGGCACAATACAAAATGATATTTTAAAAGAATATATGGTTCGGAATACTTATATTTATCCACCCGAACCATCTATACGAATAATTGCAGATATATTCGAATTTACATCGAAAAATATGCCGAAATTTAATAGTATTTCAATTTCGGGTTATCATATGCAAGAAGCCGGAGCTACTGCCGATATTGAAATGGGATATACATTAGCCGACGGCTTGGAATATGTGCGTACCGGAATTAAAGCCGGAATCGATATTGATGCATTCGCTCCGCGTCTATCGTTTTTCTGGGCAATTGGTATGAATTATTTCATGGAAGTCGCTAAAATGCGTGCTGCCAGATTGATATGGGCTAAAATAATTAAGCAATTTAATCCTAAAAACCCTAAGTCATTGGCATTACGTACACATAGCCAAACTTCAGGATGGAGCCTTACAGAACAAGACCCTTATAATAATGTCGTAAGAACTTGTATGGAGGCTATGGGAGCAGTTTTGGGGCATACTCAGTCATTGCACACTAACGCTCTTGATGAAGCAATTGCTTTACCAACTGATTTTTCGGCGAGAATTGCAAGAAATACTCAAATTTATTTGCAAGAAGAAACCGGAATTACTAAGGTTATTGACCCATGGGGCGGCTCTTATTATGTCGAAAAATTAACTTACGAATTAGTCAAAAAAGCGTGGACACATATTCAAGAAATTGAAAATCTTGGTGGAATGGCAAAAGCAATCGAATCCGGCATTCCGAAAATGAGAATTGAAGAGGCTGCAGCACGACGCCAAGCCAGAATTGACTCGGGTGCAGAATATATTATCGGTGTAAATAAATATCGTTTGGAACATGAAGACCCGCTCGAAATATTAAATATTGATAATTCTGCAGTTCGAGACCAGCAACTCAAGCGATTAGAAGAACTTAAGGCTAATCGTAACGAGAATGACGTGAAAATGGCATTAGATGCAATCACAAAATCAATTGAGACGGGCGAAGGCAATTTGCTCGAATTATCCATCAAAGCCGCACAGGTTCGGGCTTCATTGGGTGAGATTTCTTCTGCGATTGAAAAAATAGTTGGCAGGCATAATGCGCAAACTCGTACTATCTCAGGTGTTTATAGCTCGTCCTATGCTGAATCGGGCGCTATTGATAAAGTTCGCGATTTGACTGACCAATTTGAAGCTTTGGAAGGTCGCCGTCCGAGAATTCTTGTTGCGAAAATGGGTCAAGATGGTCACGACAGAGGCGCGAAAGTTATCTCTACAGCCTTTGCGGATATGGGTTTTGACGTTGATGTCGGTCCACTTTTCCAGACTCCGCGAGAAACTGCCAAACAAGCCGTCGAGAATGATGTCCATATTATTGGCGTCAGTTCGCTCGCTGCCGGGCATAAAACCTTAGTTCCACAGCTTGTTGCCGAGTTAAAAACTTTAGGACGTGACGATATTATTATCTGCGTCGGCGGTGTGATACCTCCGCAAGATTATGAATTTTTGTATCAAAACGGAGCCGACGAGATTTTCGGTCCCGGTACAATTATTCCTCTTGCAGCCGAAAAGCTAATGCACGACCTGTTAGACAAAGAATAA